In Aedes albopictus strain Foshan chromosome 3, AalbF5, whole genome shotgun sequence, the following are encoded in one genomic region:
- the LOC109408685 gene encoding uncharacterized protein LOC109408685 isoform X1, with the protein MEEQQVAAAEQIVDHTSENVASSVNQKLRPVDNGKPEMLWRSDDCNHHPDDFCYICGYFITRTTTKHTLRKDTKLYEAYKQYFNIEVEHQDKQWVPHYACHNCTRRLHGWYQGENRLMEFAVPRIWHSPSNHQTDCYFCVVNLASGQKKSTYPDIPSSRAPIPHSAERPIPQRTCETAVSTTTISTVSGSSVPSSESLQLQGGVLNIPHYPNQTEINDLIRDLALPKNKSELLLSRLKQWSLLDESVRITSQRTRDEEFSSYYTSEDGICFCRDIEGLFSEIGIPLIVRDWRLFIDGSSKSLKVVLLHNRVKSEQYPSLPIAHSILLKESYATTKLLFNKIQYEKFGWEVIGDFKMIGFLIGLQGGYTKFPCFLCLWDSRDTENHYKIKNWEIRAQYKIGEKNVKNDPVVNMEKILMPPLHIKLGLIKQFVKALNKDSESFKFITKLFPKLSEAKITAGVFTGPQVKKLIKSESFPKLLNEKEKAAWKSFRDIVQGFLGNNRDPRYEAIVHELMKNFETMGSNVTKGAHSSFSFG; encoded by the exons ATGGAAGAACAACAAGTGGCAGCAGCTGAACAGATCGTCGATCATACTTCAGAAAACGTTGCATCAAGTGTTAATCAGAAATTACGGCCTGTTGACAATGGCAAACCAGAG ATGCTTTGGCGATCTGATGACTGCAATCATCATCCAGATGATTTTTGTTACATTTGTGGTTACTTTATTACCAGGACAACAACCAAACATACATTGCGAAAAGATACCAAGTTATATGAAGCATACAAGCAATATTTCAACATCGAAGTCGAACATCAAGATAAACAGTGGGTGCCACATTATGCCTGTCATAATTGCACAAGACGGTTGCATG GTTGGTACCAAGGAGAAAACAGATTAATGGAAtttgctgtgcctcggatttggcaTTCACCTTCAAATCATCAAACCGACTGTTATTTTTGTGTTGTGAATTTGGCTAGTGGTCAAAAAAAGTCAACTTACCCTGATATCCCTTCATCACGTGCGCCAATTCCACATTCCGCTGAACGCCCCATACCTCAACGTACCTGTGAAACGGCTGTTAGTACCACTACAATATCGACAGTTAGTGGAAGTTCTGTCCCAAGTAGTGAGTCTTTACAACTTCAAGGAGGAGTGCTCAATATTCCACATTATCCGAATCAAACGGAAATAAATGATTTGATTCGTGACCTTGCACTCCCTAAAAACAAAAGCGAATTATTGTTATCTAGGCTGAAGCAATGGAGTTTGCTGGATGAATCCGTCAGAATAACATCCCAGAGAACTCGCGATGAAGAGTTTTCCTCCTATTACACCAGCGAAGATGGAATTTGCTTTTGTAGAGATATCGAGG GTCTATTTTCTGAAATCGGCATTCCATTGATTGTAAGAGACTGGCGGCTCTTTATTGATGGCTCTTCAAAAAGTTTGAAGGTTGTGCTACTGCACAACCGCGTAAAAAGCGAGCAGTACCCATCTCTACCCATTGCACACTCCATTCTCCTGAAAGAAAGTTATGCCACAACAAAATTGTTATTCAACaaaattcagtatgaaaaatttggtTGGGAGGTAATAGGCGACTTTAAAATGATTGGTTTCCTAATTGGATTACAAGGAGGGTATACTAAATTCCCTTGTTTCCTGTGCCTGTGGGACAGCAGAGACACAGAGAACCActataaaattaaaaattgggaAATCAGAGCCCAATACAAAATCggcgaaaaaaatgttaaaaacgatCCAGTAGTGAACATGGAAAAAATTTTAATGCCACCTCTTCATATAAAACTTGGTTTGATTAAGCAATTCGTGAAAGCATTGAATAAGGATTCGGAATCATTTAAGTTTATAACAAAACTGTTTCCGAAACTTTCCGAGGCAAAAATAACTGCCGGTGTTTTTACAGGACCACAAGTAAAAAAACTTATAAAATCGGAATCGTTTCCGAAATTATTGAATGAGAAAGAAAAGGCAGCCTGGAAAAGCTTTCGAGATATAGTtcaaggatttttagggaataatcGTGATCCAAGATATGAGGCCATAGTACATGAACTGATGAAAAATTTTGAAACCATGGGGTCGAATGTCACTAAAGGTGCACATTCTTCATTCTCATTTGgataa
- the LOC109408685 gene encoding uncharacterized protein LOC109408685 isoform X2 → MEEQQVAAAEQIVDHTSENVASSVNQKLRPVDNGKPEMLWRSDDCNHHPDDFCYICGYFITRTTTKHTLRKDTKLYEAYKQYFNIEVEHQDKQWVPHYACHNCTRRLHGWYQGENRLMEFAVPRIWHSPSNHQTDCYFCVVNLASGQKKSTYPDIPSSRAPIPHSAERPIPQRTCETAVSTTTISTVSGSSVPSSESLQLQGGVLNIPHYPNQTEINDLIRDLALPKNKSELLLSRLKQWSLLDESVRITSQRTRDEEFSSYYTSEDGICFCRDIEGGYFYLFG, encoded by the exons ATGGAAGAACAACAAGTGGCAGCAGCTGAACAGATCGTCGATCATACTTCAGAAAACGTTGCATCAAGTGTTAATCAGAAATTACGGCCTGTTGACAATGGCAAACCAGAG ATGCTTTGGCGATCTGATGACTGCAATCATCATCCAGATGATTTTTGTTACATTTGTGGTTACTTTATTACCAGGACAACAACCAAACATACATTGCGAAAAGATACCAAGTTATATGAAGCATACAAGCAATATTTCAACATCGAAGTCGAACATCAAGATAAACAGTGGGTGCCACATTATGCCTGTCATAATTGCACAAGACGGTTGCATG GTTGGTACCAAGGAGAAAACAGATTAATGGAAtttgctgtgcctcggatttggcaTTCACCTTCAAATCATCAAACCGACTGTTATTTTTGTGTTGTGAATTTGGCTAGTGGTCAAAAAAAGTCAACTTACCCTGATATCCCTTCATCACGTGCGCCAATTCCACATTCCGCTGAACGCCCCATACCTCAACGTACCTGTGAAACGGCTGTTAGTACCACTACAATATCGACAGTTAGTGGAAGTTCTGTCCCAAGTAGTGAGTCTTTACAACTTCAAGGAGGAGTGCTCAATATTCCACATTATCCGAATCAAACGGAAATAAATGATTTGATTCGTGACCTTGCACTCCCTAAAAACAAAAGCGAATTATTGTTATCTAGGCTGAAGCAATGGAGTTTGCTGGATGAATCCGTCAGAATAACATCCCAGAGAACTCGCGATGAAGAGTTTTCCTCCTATTACACCAGCGAAGATGGAATTTGCTTTTGTAGAGATATCGAGGGTGGGTATTTCTATCTATTCGGATGA